Part of the Cryptosporangium arvum DSM 44712 genome, CGCTGGTCCTCTCCGGCGACTGCCCCACCTCACGCGCAGCGGTGAGCGTGGTCCAGCGCCGTCATCAGGATCTGGCTGTGGTGTGGCTGGATGCCCATGGCGACTTCAATACACCCGTGATCACGACCAGCGGCTACCTCGGCGGCATGGCGCTGGCCATGTTGACCGGCCGGACACCCGATCTGTTCGACGACACCCTCGGCCTGACACCCCTCCCCGATACCAGCGTCGTCCTCGCCGATGGCCGCGACCTCGACCCCGCCGAGCGGGACTCCTTGAACGCCAGCCAGGTTCGGCGGGTCTCCGCCGACCCGACCGCCGTGGCCTCCGCCCTCGGCGACCTCGGTCCCACCCCGGTCTATCTCCACCTCGACATCGACGTCATCGACAGCGCGGAGTTGCGCGGCGCGCGCTTTCCGTCCGGCCCCGGGCCCTCCCTCTCCCAGATCGAGGAGTGCCTGACCGCCGCCTGCGCCATCGCTGACGTGAGAGGCGCCTACCTCGCCTGCGCGTGGCTCCCGGACCATGTCGGCCAGCCCACCTCGCGGGACACGATCACCCGGCTCACCCGGGCGCTCGGCGCCGACCTCGCCTGGCCTGAGTCGGGTGGCCACTGACCGTTCATCCACGGCACTGGAGGAGCGCGAAGACGTTTATCCAGCCGTTGTCGGGTGGCGGTCGACGATCGAGCCGGCGATTCTGCGCACCTGGTCGGCTTCACCGACGAGCTTCGTCGGTGGGTTGGTCCGCAACGTGAAGGCGGGGGTCTCACGGTTGTTAATCCCCGGGCGGAAGGCGGCTTGGAACGCGTCGAGGTGGGAGAGGTCGTGTTCCTCGAGCTCCGGCCGGGTGTGGCGAGCCAGCTGATGAGCGTCTCCGGGGCGCAGGAGAAACATTTTCCAGCGGGCGCCGGCCGAGATCGCCAGTGGGGTTTCGCGGGGAGTTGGGTGAGGTTCTGGGGGAACGCGAGGCCGAGGTGATAGCCGCGAGCCTGCGGCAGCATGTCGTCGACCGAGCCGGGCAGGTTGAGGAAGTTGTGTGCCTCGTCGATGTAGGCGAGCGCGTCCCGGCGGTCGGCCTCGGCGATGCTCGCGCCGCCGATGGCTGCCTGCCAGGCCGACGCCACGACGAATGACCCCGTCAACCAGAGTGGCGTTTGCCGAGGCCAGTGGCGGGCGCGCAGGACTCGTGGAGACGGCCATCGCGTGAAGCTTCGAACTGAGTTCCCACTCAGGACCGAAAGGAGACGAGGCAGCTCTTGACGGTCTAACCGCACGCAGTCTCACGCGGGAGAGTCCTCCACCTTTGGGGATTCCGCTGAGACGGTCACGGTCCCTGCCCCGGTCGGTCGAACCAGGGCAAGAGCCCGCCCCTGGAACGTCAGGTGATGGGCGTCGCCGAAGGGCAGCTCGTTGTCAGGGCGACCGCTGCCCAGGGCTTGAAGGACCGCGTGACCGGCAACGGCAACGTGAACTTCGCGGTCGCCGGCGGTGTGCAGGACGCCGTTCCCTTCCGTCAGACGGATGGTGACGTAAGCAAGGTCGGTGTCGTCTGGCGGATGACCGAGCGGTCGACCTCGACGTAGGCGATAGCCGTCACGTCCCCCCGTCGCCGGTGATGTCCTGGTCTCCGGACCAGGCCGCGATCCACGGGTAGGGGGCCTCGAAGACCGGCATTTTGTCGGCGTAGTGCACCCGGTCGATGCCGACTTCCCCAAGGTGGTCCCAACCCGTCCAGGTGAAATCTCGGATGACGTGCGGGTTGTCCTCGACGAGACGCCAGAAGCGGGCGATGCCGGGGGGAAATATTTCGCTGCCGACGATGACACGATTCGGAAGGGTTCTCTTCGCGGTTCGTGGGTTCTGGCTCGAATTGTGTGACGGGCTTGCTGTGCTCCCGGCGCTATCGTGACGGCGTGATCGATCTGCAGGTGCGGGGCGAGTCCGGGCAGGTCCTGGCACGCGCGCGAGGCTTTGAGTGGACTCAGGAACTGATCGATCTTGATCGTGCAGAGTTTCCGATGCTGGCAGGGCTCTGTGCGTTCTCGGACACCGTGTTCAACTGGCGGCAAGTCCCCATGCTCCTCAATGACCTGCAGCGGCTGCCAGACGGTGTGATTCCGGAACCGGCCTGTGCGGCGATCCGCGAGTTCGCGGCAACGGTTGAAGAGGGATCGCACCTGTATTTGTGGTTCGTCGGAGACTGAGCCGGCTGGGGGTCGGCCGTCATCGGGCGAGCAGCACCCGCTTGCGGAGGAGGTCGAAGCGGGCGCGGCCATACATCTGTCGTTTGATCATCTTGATCCGGTTGACGTTGCCCTCGACCGGCCCGGAGTTGTGCGGCTGGCTCAGGCCTGCCGTGACCGCGGCCAGATCGTTGGTCAAGCTGGTGGCGAAGCGCGCGATCGGCGACGGCGCGGAGGCCTGGGCCGAGGCGATCCACGTGCCGAGCCGGTGTCCGTGCAGGTGGGTGAGCATGTCCGCGAAGGATCGCACCAGCTCGGCGGCGGTGTTCAGTTCAGGGCATCGCTCGAGGATCGCCTGGAGACGCTGGCTGTCGTGTTCAACCAGGTTGTCGGGGTGTCGGCAGATCCAGCCGGTCACCTCTCGCACCGACGCCGGCCGCCGCACCCGCTCCAGGTCGGGCTTCATGCGGTGCTGTTCGACGAAGGCTCGGACGATTCCGTAGCCGCCGGTGAAGCCCTGCGTGGTGACTTCGCGGTGCAGTCGGGTGGCGCGCAGACAGCCCTGATCGATGCGTTCACGCAGGTAGGGGATGAAGGGGTCGAGGAGGCTGGGCCGTGGTTTCTGGCCGACCATCAGCTCCTGCCAGGCTTTGGCGTGCGCATACCGGGCCACTGTTCGTTGACTCCAGCCCAGATGCTCCGCGATCTGCCGGAAACTCGCGCCCTGGGCGACGAGGTCGTGGACAAGCGCGTGGTTGGCCTTGCGGCGATCGGCCATCGCTCCGGTCGGCTCGGTGGCGGGTGACCTGGAGGTCTCGGCAGCCGGGACAGCGGGCTCTTCCAGGCACCTCTTGTGTCCGATGACGGTGCGTTCGACCGCCGTGGCGAGGTTCTGCCACAGGTGGAAACGGTCAGCGACCTGTTGCGCCTCGGGTGCCCCGGTGGCGGCGCCTTCGGCATAGGCGGTGGCCCTGTCCCGGCAGATCACCACCGGTTTCGGGTGCGCCTGCAGCCACTCAGCGAGTGGGTCGGCGTCCCTGCCGAGCAGCAGGTCGATGGCTTTCCCGGTCTGGCAGTCGACCAGCACGGTGCCGTAGTGATGGCCGCGTTTGACCGCGTAGTCATCGACCCCCAGGACCGTCACCGGACTCACCGGACTCACCGGCGGATCCGGTAAGCCTCTGACCAGCCGAAGCAGGCTATGACGGCTGACTGGCATCCCTAACACGGCGGTCAGACGAGCTCCGGCTCGACCAGCCAGCGCCAGCCCGACCGCGGTCAGCATCCGCCGCAAACTGTCGGTGCAGCGCGCCCACCGGCGCGTCAACCCGGCGACCTGCTCGACGAAGGTCTTCTTCTCGCAGGCGGTGTTCTCGCAGAAGAACCGGCGCACCCGCAGCCAGATCTGAGTGGACCGACCGGCCGTCGGCGCGTCGGCGATCCTGCGCCGATACCGGGAATGCACCCGCGTCGAGGACGCGGTGCATCCTGGACACTCGGCACGCTGTCCACGAACTCCGGCGGCCAACAGCACTCCGGACTCGCCGCCGACCACCTCGTCGATCTCGATCCCAGCCAAATGAGGCAGCAACTCCTGAGCGGCTTCACACCGCTGGACAACGAGCCACGACCGCTTCAATCACACTCTTTGAGCCAGAACCGGTTCGTGACCGCGTTTGTTCGTGAGTTCTGACCGCAGTCCTCGGCCGCCGCTTTGATGCTCGTGAGTTTTGACCGCGGTTGAACGGTTGCGTTACCACCTTCGGTGTGCCTCGGTAAGGAGCGTCGATGGCGGTCTCGAAGGTCGAGTTATACGCCGCGATCCGTCGTGATGCTCGGACGGGGATGTCGGGCCGGGCGTTGGAGCGCAAGTACAACGTCGGGCGCCGCACGATCGTGAAGGCGATCGCGTCCGCGTGGTCGGAGCCACGCAAAGCGTTGCCGCGGCGGGCGTCGAGGCTCGATCCGTTCAACCGTTCATCGAGGACGTGCTCCGCGCGGATCTGGACGCGCCGCGCAAGCAGCGGCACACGGTCAAGCGCCTGGTCGACCGGCTGATCGCCGAACAGGGCAGCAGGTGACCTGCTCCTGTTCGCGTTCCGGCTGTCGTTCTCCGGCAAAGCAGTCCATCGGGTGTTCGCCTCTGGCGGGCAAGAGGCGTTCTTCGAGGGCCACGCCCACGCACTGCAGGCGCTGGGTGGGGTGCCATTCGGACAGGTCCGCTATGACAACTTGAAAGCGCGGTCGCTCAGGTCTTGGGCTTCAACCGGGCACGCGTGGAGACCGAACGCTGGACGGCGTTTCGCTCCCACTACGGCTTGGAGGCCTTCTACTGCCGGCCTGGCATCGACGGCGCGCACGAGAAGGGCGGAGTCGAGGGCCAGATCGGCTACTTCCGCCGCAACCACCTCGTCCCCGTGCCCGACGTCGACTCGTTCACGGAACTCAACGCGCAGATCGACCGATGGGACCTCGATGACGAGGCCCGTCGGATCGGCTCCCGCCCCCGCACCGTCGGCGACCTGTTCGCCATCGAGAAGCCGCTGCTCAAGCCGCTACCGGTCGAGGACTTCGAGACCGGCCGCTGGTTCACCCCACGGGTCGACCGATTCGCGCAGATCACCGTCCGCACCAACCGCTATTCGGTGCCGGTCCGGCTGATCGGCCGCCGCGTCCGCGTCCTGCTCCACGCCTCGGAGATGGTCATCTACGACGGCCGGACCGAGGTTGCCCGGCACGAGCGGCTGATGGCCAAGTCCGCGACCTGCCTGGAGTTAGATCACTACTTGGAAGCGCTAGTTCGCAAAGCCGGCGCACTGCCTGGAGCAACCGCGCTCGAGCAGGCTCGCTCGGCCGGAAAGTTCACCCCAGTTCATGACGCGTGGTGGGACGCTGCGCGCCGAGCCCATGGGTCCACCGTCGGAACGAAGGCACTGATCGAGGTCCTTCTGCTGCACCGGCACCTGGCGCACGAGCACGTCGTCACCGGTCTGGCCGCCGCTCTGCGCGCCGGTGCTCTCACCGCGGACGCCGTTGCCCTTGAAGCGCGGAAGGCCGCCGAGACCGACGAGCACGTCGACGCCGGCATCGCGACCGCGATGGCAGACGGGTCGAAGCCCGCAGCGGTGGTGTCCTCGCTGACCGAACGCCGGCTACGCGCTCTGCCCGCCGACTCGCGGCCACTGCCGTCGGTCGCTGCTTACGACCAGCTCCTGACCCGCACACCGCGCAGAGCAGCTCCCGGCGCAGCCACCTGAAGGGAACTCCGTCATGACTACCACTCGCCACCGCGGCCTGACCGAACAAGCCGCCGACGCCGCGGTCGACCAGGCCTGCCGGATGCTGCGGCTGCCCACCATCCGCACCGAGTTCCCCGACATCGCCGAAGCCGCGGCCCGCGAGCAGATGTCCTACCGGGCGTACCTCGCCGAACTGCTGATGGCCGAGTGCGACGACCGGGCCCGCCGACGCTCTGACCGCCGCATCAAAGCTGCCGCGTTCCCGCGCGAGAAATCGCTACGCACCTTCGACTACGACGCCAACCCGAACACCGATCCGGCGGTCATCCACACTCTCGCGGCCGGAGAGGTGACTCCGGGACCGGGAAGTCCCATCTGCTCATCGCGCTGGGCACCGAAGCGGCGTTGCAGGGACACCGCGTCCGCTACACCCTCGCGACGAAGCTGGTGAACGAGCTGGTCGAGGCCGCCGACGAGAAACACCTGGCCAAGACCATCGCCCGCTACGGCCGCGTCGACCTTTTATGCATCGACGAACTCGGCTACATGGAACTCGACCGGCGCGGCGCCGAACTGCTCTTCCAAGTCCTGACCGAACGGGAGGAGAAGAACTCCATTGCGATCGCCTCCAATGAGTCGTTCAGCGGCTGGACCAAGACCTTCACCGACCCGAGGCTCTGCGCCGCGATCGTCGACCGGCTCACCTTCGGCGGCAACATCATCGAAACCGGCACCGACTCCTACCGGCTCGCTCGAAGCAAAGCCCGTGCCGACTCGCCAGCCTGAGCTGGTCTCTAAGGGCGAGTCGCTGCTGGCACTCTGCGGTCTCCTGCCCTGGAATTAGTGTCATCAGCCTGACACGCATCAGCGTTCGCTGACCTCGGGCAGAGCTGTCGTTGCCGACCGGTGATCGGCTGCGAAGGGAGCACGGTGAGCGGAACGCTGAAGATCGACTGGCGAGACGGTGAGCACGGGATTTGGGTGGTGCCGCGAGAGCCATGGACGCCTGCGCATACCCAGCGGTTCATCGAACTCGGCGCTGCCGGCCTGAGCCTCGGCGCTGCTGGATGGCGCGCCGCGACTCACGAGACCAGCGTCGCCTTTCTTCGCGACCTCGTCGGTTTGAGGCATCTGCTCGTGATGCCGATGGAGGGCGAGCACGATTGGTCGGTGCTCGGCGAGTTGCCCCACTTGGAGACCCTCTGGCTCGATATCCCCGGCCTGAAACCGATCCCAGATCTGGAGCGCCTGACCGCTATCCGCCGGCTGATCCTGGAATGGCATCCTGGGCAGGAACAGCTCTTGATGTCGATCCCGCCGCTGGCCGAGTTGGGAATCGTGCGGTGGGGATTGGCCGACCTCACAGCACTCACCACCCACCTCACGACACTCCAGCAGCTGCACCTGACCTCCGCGCGGCGAATAACCAGCCTCGGAGACCTCGAACCAGCGACCACCCTGGAATCGTTGCGCCTGACCTACTGCACGCGCCTGAACACCTTGGAACCACTCTCACAGCTGACCGGGCTGCGTCGTCTGGCCATCGATCGCTGCGGGAAACTCTCCGACTTCTCCGCGCTGGGCACTCTGCGCAACCTGCGCGCCCTCGAACTCGCCAACACCACGATCGACGACCTCGACGCCCTCCGCGGCCTACCCGACCTTGAGTATCTGTCCATCGACGGCAACGTCCGATCCGGCGACCTCTCGCCGCTCCTCGCCCTACCAGCGCTGCGCATCCTGTTCTTCCAGAACCGGAAGCACTACAGCCACCGCGTCACCGAGATCCAGGAAGCGCTCGGCCTCGACCCGGCCGCCTATCCCGAGCCCGGCCTTCGCTCCGAAGAAATCAAGTAGAGCCCCCGCCTCCAAGCACCCTTAGCCGGCGGAACACCTCCACCGCGGCCGTCGACCGCGGTCAAATCTGACAAACACTCACCTGCCAACCGGCCCTCAACCGCGGTCACGACTGACGAACAAACACGGTCACCTCTGGCAAGCGAAATCATCGGAAAGAGGTCCTTGTCGACCAGGTAGCTGGTTCATGAAATCGGCAGCGGAGTTCATGAGGTCGTTGACACCGCCACCGGCTGCTTCTTGCCCGCTGTCGCGTTGTCGGGTGGCGTTGGCCTGCATCATCTGGACGACGTCCAGGACGGAGACGAACCCGGTGATCCCGTCGAAGGTCTCGTCCGTGACGAGGACTCCGAGCCGGTCACAGGCATCGAGCATCGCTTGACTCATCGGGTCGTGAGAGCTGCGGATGGCATTGAAGCCGGCGGCTTTCAAGAGCTCGACGCGTCGCTCTTCCGCCCGGGCGATCGTGGCCGAGCCCAGGAGGCCGTTGTCGTGGTGAACGCACGCCCCGCGCAGTTTGACGGTCTCGCCGTTGATGCGAAGGCCCTTGATGGGGTCGAGCTGTAGGGCACGGATGCCGAGGCTCGTCTCGTGACGGTCAAGGACGTCGGCGTCATCGCGGAGGACGGAACGCGCGGTGTAGAGAGACGGCGAGTCCGGGCTCCACAGCGAGGCGTCCGTGGGGTGGACTCCCTGGTTCCGTCGTGGGGGATGTGTGTCAGGCCGGACACGATCAGTCGGGTGTCGCGATAGATTCCGGCTCCGGTGTACCAGCGTGAATCGTCGTGAGACCGCGCATCGACGCGGATGGTGTTCTGATCGCCGTGACGAAGGAACGGGCTCTGGTCGACCACGAAGGTGGCGTAGCCCGACGGGCGTTGCGCGGCGAAGGTTCCGTTCACGAACACCATGGCGTCGCGGTACACGCCTTGGAACTCCGGGCGCACGACCTTGTCGTGGTAGGCCTGCGGAACGTCGAAGGTCACCGACGCGGGGGAGCGCTCTGCAACTGTGCGTAGGGGCTGACCTTGGGTCGGACGGTCCACGAGTCGTTGAAGGAGGTGATGCTCACGTCGCTGCTTCTGGTTTGCCCGGACGTGGACCGCGCCGGGGTGCTGGATGTGGTTGGCGAGGGCCTATTCCTTGGGGTGGCGGCAGCGTAGTGGGGCGCCGGGATTTGCCGCTGGCGGCTTCGAAGGTCTCTGGGGTCACGATTGCGGGGTGGCTGGGTTCGGCTGAGCGCTTCCGCTCGTCTTGGGCGTTTCAGCGCATCCGGGTTTTGTGTCCGGGAGCACGTCTTCGACGCTGACCGGCGCCGGCACGCCGACCCGGCGAGGCGCATGTACACCGAGACGATTCTGGATCTGATCCTCGCCCGGCGTGCCGCAGCGTCGACGCTGCGTCCCGTGCGACGTGCGGCTATCAGCAGCACTACTGCCTGAGGGGTTCCTGAAGGGTTCCTGAGCGATCGATGGTGTACCGGTTCGGTTGCGGCATGCGTAGCGTGGCCGACGCCGAACTGGCTTGGGGCCCGCCATACCTGGATGAATGCCCAATGCCCAGGTCTGTCGTGTCCAGAAACGCAGTGCTCCGCTCAGCTCGATAGAGGAATGATCGGGAATCCGTGCGAAAGGTTCGACGCCTCATGAAACGAATTGCTTTCAGGAAAACCGTCATCACGTCGACCGTCGCGCTGGCTATTGCCGGTGGCATGGTCGGTGTCGCCCAGCCGGCGTACGCCGCACCGGATTGCAGCACGACGGTCAACGTGCATGTCCCGCAATATCCCGTCCACAAGGTGGTTCCGGCTACCGGCAGCGGCAGCGTCGATTGCGAGCTGGGCTACGGCAACCAGAGTTCCGCCGTGCGCGCTCTGCAGGTGTCGCTCAACTACTGCCACGGGGCGGGCCTGGACACCGACGGGATGTACGGACCCGCCACGAGGAACGCGGTCCGCAACGTCCAGCGCGCGAAGGGCATCCCGGTCGATGGCCGCTACGGCCCGCAGACCCGCAACGCGATGAACCACGCGTACTTCTGGGATGCCGGCGGATTCCAAAACTGTGGCCCTTACGCCTGAGGTCGGCCGGGGAGGATGAGGGGCTGGACGGCGTTGACGAGGCGGGTGGCCTGGTTGGGGCCGGTACTTGCCGCGTGGGCGGAACCCGGCTGCGCGAGCTCGTCGGCTGGGACGTCAGCGCGTCGCGATGACCATTCGGTAGCGGGCGGGGCCCGTCGGCGTAGCGCTTCACCGGTTCGGACAGGTCGTCGTATGCCGCTTGGAGGTCGGCCCAGAGCGTATGACCGCCGATTTCCGGCACCGCCTGGTACGTGAGCGATTCGATGCTGAACGGCGGGTTCCGCCACACCCCGCCGACGTGCCAGGCACTCGCCTTGCCGGTGCGCTGCACGTCGTAGGGGTAGGAGAAGCGGTTGCCGTCATCGCGGATCGCGGTCGGGTGGTCGAAGGGCTCACCGAAGATGCGGGTGGCCGCGACGTGCTGGGTCGATCACCTCCAGCAAACAGCATTCTCGACTTTTCCGATAGGGATTAGTCAATATTGATCAGGGTGCGTCGCCGTAGTTCGCGGCGGCGTCTGGCTTCGACCGGGTCGGTCACCGGCATGGCCGCCAGCAGGGCGCGCGTGTAGTCGTGCTCGGGAGCGGTGTAGACGCGTTCGGCGTCGCCGAGCTCGACGATCCGGCCGGCGTGCATCACGGCGATGCGGTCGGCGACCCGGCGGACGACCGCGAGGTCGTGGGAGACGAAGACGAGCGTCAACCCGTCTTCGCGACGGATGTCGTTCAGCAGGGCGAGAACCTGGGCCTGGGTGGTGACGTCCAGTGAGGAGACCGGTTCGTCGCAGAGGATCAGCCGGGGGTGCGGGGCCAGCGCGCGGGCGATGCCGACGCGTTGGCGCATGCCGCCGGATAGTTCGTGCGGGTAGCGGTCGTAGGCGGCCGCGGTGAGACCCACGCGTTCGAGGAGGTAGTCGACACGCTCGCGCGCGTTGGCCGCCTTGATCAGGCGGAGGGGTTCGGTGATGCTGTCGCCGATGGTGCGCCGCGGATTGAGGGAGGACAGCGAGTCCTGGAACACCATCTGGATCGCGCCGGGAGGCCCGTCGAAGCTGCGCGTGCCGTCGGTCGGGGACACGAGCCCGGCCATGATCCGGGCGAGCGTGGACTTGCCCGTGCCGCTCTCGCCGACCAGCCCGAGCGTCTCACCCTCGTGGACGTCCAGCGTCACGTCGTCGACCGCACGCATTCCCTCCACCCTACGGAGGCCCCGCCGAGGCAGCGGATAGACCTTCGTGACGCCCTCGAGCCGCATCAGCGCGCGGCCGCCCTGTTCGTTCGCGTTCCGGGGGCCCCCGTCCGCGGTGGAAGGGACCGCGGCGACCAGTTCGCGGGTATAGGGGGCGGTGGGGCGGACCAGTACCTCGTCGACCGGGCCCTGTTCGACCTCGCAGCCGGCGCGCATGACGACGACCTCGTCGGCGGAGCCCGCCACCACGCCCAGATCGTGGCTGATCAGGACGAGCGCCGCTGACGTCGTCGCACGCACTTCGTCGAGCAGATCGAGGATCTGTGCCTGGACGGTGACGTCGAGCGCGGTCGTCGGTTCGTCGGCGACGATCAGCCGGGGCCGGCACGCCAGCGCCATCGCGATCAGCGCCCGCTGGCGCATCCCCCCGGAGAACTCGTGGGGGTGGGCCCGGGCCCGGCGCGCCGCGTCGGGGATGTGCACCTGGTCGAGCACCTCGACCGCCCGGGCCCGCGCCTGTTTCGCCGACGCCCCGGTGTGCAGCCGGTACACCTCGGCGATCTGGTGCCCGACCGAGTGGAACGGGCTCAGCGCGGACAGCGGGTCCTGGAAGACCATCGCGATCTCGGCGCCGCGCAGCGCCCGGAGCGTCGAGGGGTCGGCGGCCACCAGATCGACGTCCCGGTAGACGATTCGACCGGTCACCCGGGCGTCGGTGTGCAGCCCGAGCAGAGCGAGCGCGGTGGCGCTCTTCCCCGACCCGGACTCCCCGACGATCCCGAGGGCCGCGCCGGGTTCCAGCGTGAACGACAGATCGTCCACGGCGTGGGTCGCGCCGAAGCGGATCGACAGGTTCTCCAC contains:
- a CDS encoding glycoside hydrolase family 2 TIM barrel-domain containing protein, which gives rise to MVHRSRNLSRHPTDRVRPDTHPPRRNQGVHPTDASLWSPDSPSLYTARSVLRDDADVLDRHETSLGIRALQLDPIKGLRINGETVKLRGACVHHDNGLLGSATIARAEERRVELLKAAGFNAIRSSHDPMSQAMLDACDRLGVLVTDETFDGITGFVSVLDVVQMMQANATRQRDSGQEAAGGGVNDLMNSAADFMNQLPGRQGPLSDDFACQR
- a CDS encoding arginase family protein — encoded protein: MNRLHQAAADVVAQASRPLVLSGDCPTSRAAVSVVQRRHQDLAVVWLDAHGDFNTPVITTSGYLGGMALAMLTGRTPDLFDDTLGLTPLPDTSVVLADGRDLDPAERDSLNASQVRRVSADPTAVASALGDLGPTPVYLHLDIDVIDSAELRGARFPSGPGPSLSQIEECLTAACAIADVRGAYLACAWLPDHVGQPTSRDTITRLTRALGADLAWPESGGH
- a CDS encoding peptidoglycan-binding domain-containing protein, with product MKRIAFRKTVITSTVALAIAGGMVGVAQPAYAAPDCSTTVNVHVPQYPVHKVVPATGSGSVDCELGYGNQSSAVRALQVSLNYCHGAGLDTDGMYGPATRNAVRNVQRAKGIPVDGRYGPQTRNAMNHAYFWDAGGFQNCGPYA
- a CDS encoding ISL3 family transposase, yielding MVGGESGVLLAAGVRGQRAECPGCTASSTRVHSRYRRRIADAPTAGRSTQIWLRVRRFFCENTACEKKTFVEQVAGLTRRWARCTDSLRRMLTAVGLALAGRAGARLTAVLGMPVSRHSLLRLVRGLPDPPVSPVSPVTVLGVDDYAVKRGHHYGTVLVDCQTGKAIDLLLGRDADPLAEWLQAHPKPVVICRDRATAYAEGAATGAPEAQQVADRFHLWQNLATAVERTVIGHKRCLEEPAVPAAETSRSPATEPTGAMADRRKANHALVHDLVAQGASFRQIAEHLGWSQRTVARYAHAKAWQELMVGQKPRPSLLDPFIPYLRERIDQGCLRATRLHREVTTQGFTGGYGIVRAFVEQHRMKPDLERVRRPASVREVTGWICRHPDNLVEHDSQRLQAILERCPELNTAAELVRSFADMLTHLHGHRLGTWIASAQASAPSPIARFATSLTNDLAAVTAGLSQPHNSGPVEGNVNRIKMIKRQMYGRARFDLLRKRVLLAR
- a CDS encoding dipeptide ABC transporter ATP-binding protein — translated: MTALLTVENLSIRFGATHAVDDLSFTLEPGAALGIVGESGSGKSATALALLGLHTDARVTGRIVYRDVDLVAADPSTLRALRGAEIAMVFQDPLSALSPFHSVGHQIAEVYRLHTGASAKQARARAVEVLDQVHIPDAARRARAHPHEFSGGMRQRALIAMALACRPRLIVADEPTTALDVTVQAQILDLLDEVRATTSAALVLISHDLGVVAGSADEVVVMRAGCEVEQGPVDEVLVRPTAPYTRELVAAVPSTADGGPRNANEQGGRALMRLEGVTKVYPLPRRGLRRVEGMRAVDDVTLDVHEGETLGLVGESGTGKSTLARIMAGLVSPTDGTRSFDGPPGAIQMVFQDSLSSLNPRRTIGDSITEPLRLIKAANARERVDYLLERVGLTAAAYDRYPHELSGGMRQRVGIARALAPHPRLILCDEPVSSLDVTTQAQVLALLNDIRREDGLTLVFVSHDLAVVRRVADRIAVMHAGRIVELGDAERVYTAPEHDYTRALLAAMPVTDPVEARRRRELRRRTLINID
- a CDS encoding leucine-rich repeat domain-containing protein yields the protein MSGTLKIDWRDGEHGIWVVPREPWTPAHTQRFIELGAAGLSLGAAGWRAATHETSVAFLRDLVGLRHLLVMPMEGEHDWSVLGELPHLETLWLDIPGLKPIPDLERLTAIRRLILEWHPGQEQLLMSIPPLAELGIVRWGLADLTALTTHLTTLQQLHLTSARRITSLGDLEPATTLESLRLTYCTRLNTLEPLSQLTGLRRLAIDRCGKLSDFSALGTLRNLRALELANTTIDDLDALRGLPDLEYLSIDGNVRSGDLSPLLALPALRILFFQNRKHYSHRVTEIQEALGLDPAAYPEPGLRSEEIK